A window of the Erpetoichthys calabaricus chromosome 10, fErpCal1.3, whole genome shotgun sequence genome harbors these coding sequences:
- the cabp2a gene encoding calcium-binding protein 2a, which translates to MGNCTKPSMKSKLDKGAVDRGGGQVLAAAMLGSLVSRRGGEELPRPRVEASDDEDEEDSDQEFGEPLCALVQNCTMLHNIVGPACIFLREGFAEAQLDRDLRPEEIEELKEAFKEFDKDRDGFISCKDLGECMRTMGYMPTEMELIELSQQICGGKVDFDDFVELMGPKMLAETADMIGVKELRDAFREFDSNGDGQISTAELREAMKKLLGQQLNPREIDEIVKDVDLNGDGLVSFEEFVRMMSR; encoded by the exons GGTGCCGTGGATAGAGGAGGGGGCCAAGTCCTGGCGGCCGCCATGTTGGGGAGCTTGGTCTCCCGGCGAGGTGGTGAGGAACTGCCACGTCCGAGGGTGGAGGCCAGCGACGACGAAGACGAAGAGGACAGCGACCAGGAATTTGGGGAGCCCCTGTGTGCGTTGGTCCAGAACTGCACCATGCTGCATAACATCGTGGGGCCGGCCTGCATCTTCCTCCGGGAGGGCTTTGCCGAGGCGCAGCTC GACCGGGATCTGAGGCCAGAAGAAATCGAAG AGCTGAAGGAAGCCTTCAAGGAGTTCGATAAAGACCGGGATGGGTTCATCAGCTGCAAAGACCTTGGCGAGTGCATGCGGACCATGGGCTACATGCCCACCGAGATGGAACTCATCGAACTAAGCCAGCAGATCT gTGGGGGCAAAGTGGACTTTGATGACTTTGTGGAGTTGATGGGACCCAAGATGTTGGCCGAGACAGCAGACATGATTGGAGTCAAGGAGCTCCGGGACGCATTTCGAGAG TTCGATTCCAACGGTGACGGCCAGATCAGCACAGCCGAGCTTCGGGAGGCCATGAAGAAGCTTCTCGGCCAACAGCTGAATCCACGGGAGATTGATGAGATTGTGAAGGACGTCGACCTCAATGGGGACGGACTGGTGAGCTTCGAAG AGTTTGTCCGCATGATGTCCCGCTGA